A window of Gemmatimonadota bacterium genomic DNA:
ATTCCGGGCACGCCTGCGCCATCGGATCGAAGGCCTGCTCGACGACGGACCGGTCGACCCGCAGCGCGTGGCCATGGAGATCACCCTGTTCGCGGAGCGCAGCGACGTGACCGAGGAATGCGTCCGCATGAACGCCCATTGCGGCGCCTTCCTGGAAGCGCTGGGGGACGACGGGAGTCCGGGCAGGCGCCTCAACTTCCTCATCCAGGAGATGAACCGGGAGATCAATACCATCGGATCCAAGGGCAACGATACGGAAATCAGCCATTCCGTCATCCAGGCCAAGGAAGAATTGGAGAAGGTCCGCGAACAGGTGCAGAACATTGAGTGATTCCGTCGCGCCCGGCCGCACATTGAGTGATTCCGTCGCGCCCGGCCAAACGGAGGCAAAGGGGTTCTGCCTGGTCCTCTCCGCACCGTCGGGTACGGGAAAGACCACGATCGGCGAGTTGCTGACGACCGGTGACCCGGCCATCGTCCGGTCCGTATCCATGACGACCCGGATGAAGCGGCCGAACGAGCGGGAAGGGATCGATTACCAGTTTGTCAGCGCGGATGAATTCAAGGAGAAGATACGTCAGGGCGACTTTCTCGAATGGGCGGAAGTTTACGACGGGGTGCTGTACGGTACCCCACGGGACGCCGTCGAGCAAATCATCCGGTCCGGGGGCGTGGCCCTGCTGGTCATTGACGTCCAGGGCGGAGGGGCCGTCAAGGCCATTTTCCCGGAGGCCGTTCTCGTCTTCCTCATTCCGCCATCCCTGGACAGCCTGGCGCGGCGGTTGAAACAGCGAGGCCTGGAAACGGACGATCAGATCCGCAAGCGACTGGAAAAGGCGCGCACCGAGATGAAGTACCTGCCCGCGT
This region includes:
- the gmk gene encoding guanylate kinase yields the protein MSDSVAPGRTLSDSVAPGQTEAKGFCLVLSAPSGTGKTTIGELLTTGDPAIVRSVSMTTRMKRPNEREGIDYQFVSADEFKEKIRQGDFLEWAEVYDGVLYGTPRDAVEQIIRSGGVALLVIDVQGGGAVKAIFPEAVLVFLIPPSLDSLARRLKQRGLETDDQIRKRLEKARTEMKYLPAYDYGVDNEDGKQQSTVDAIRGIIAAERRRISRWEQP